Below is a window of Microtus ochrogaster isolate Prairie Vole_2 chromosome 5, MicOch1.0, whole genome shotgun sequence DNA.
tagaatttctgacaggtttctttttttttttttttggattttcgagacaaggtttctctgtggttttggagcctgtcctggaactagctcttgtagaccaggctggtctcgaactcacagagatccacctgcctctgcctcccaagtgctgggattaaaggcgtgcgccaccaccgcctggcgacaGGTTTCTTTTCATTGCAAATAAATTGTAATTTTATAACATTACACAATGCAATGGCAGTCAACATATGGCCATTCTACACACACAGCCAAAGCATGATAGACCTCTGTGGAATTGAAAGAGAGAGCCAACCCTGCAAGGAATGCACCATTCTTACCAGCCTGGTTGTTTCCCAAATAGTAAAGGTTTTTTCCTGTATACACAGCACTATCAATCAAATTTTCCTACCATTCCCATAATCATCCTGTTCTGTGCCCTTTTCACTGCTTGGTATCTATGGAGGGCAAACCTGCCAAAACCTAAAGCCAGCGGGATCCTCCGGCATGCATCACTATATTCAGCGAGTAGTTAGACAGGTCTACTGCTCATTCATGATCTGCACATCCAGAAAAGAGAATACAGGCACCGAAGAAAAACAACTCCCTTTTACCTTCTATTTTCAGTCTTCTAGCCAGCTCTCTGTAAGCGGTGTACTTCTTCAGGGGCTCGGGAACAGCGCTGGCCAGCAACTCCATGTCAACGCCTTCATACTTAAGAACATCTAGAGCACTGCCGGTGCAAAGACTTTATCAACATAAGGGTCTATACCCTATAAGGATCTATACCCTATAAGGATCTATACCCTACAAGGCAAACTAAGAACAAAATCCTTGGCGTAATGCCAAATATTAGAATAATTAAAtgagacttttaatttttttccatgtatAGTGAGCAAATAGGGTAGCACCAGGTCAGTCATGGTAGTGAacacttttaatcctaacactcaggaggcagaggtagaaggatctgagttcaagaccagcttagtcTACTTAACCAGTCAGGGCTACGACCCTGatgcagaataaaataaagagcataagccgggcgatggaggcacacgcctttaatcccagcactcgggaggcagaggcagacagatctctgtgagtttgagactagcctggtctacagagttagttccaggataggctccaaagccacagggaaaccctgtctcgaaaaacaaaaacaaaaaaaaaattgattaataGAGCTAGCAAACAGATATATTGACATCAATGGTGACAATGTGGTGTTTCCAAATTTGTAATTTGGAGCCTAATAACTAATatcctattattttataaagaagcgAGGTCAGCCATAAGGACTAGTGCCCTCATATCTGCCATGAAAGGGCCAAGAGCTTAAAGTAATTGTCAGTCACGAAGAAAGTTTGGGCCACCCactctcaaaataaaactaaatacaaCACAACAAAAACTGGGAGCACACAACATCCATAAGAGCCGTCACAGAAAGCAAGTGTCATAAGAGGGAGGGCATCAGTGCCATCATGATATGCATAATGCACCTCTAAAGTACAGAGGATTACTGATTTGTGCCCTGCTGGCTCCCTCTCCTATCTAAAGCACATTTTCCaaatggagaaaaaacaaaaaaacaaaggtgaACACCACATTTTGTGTTATTCAAGGCAAGGTCCCCAGAATTTATTTTTGTCCTAGCACTTGAGTGTAGGGCAGGATAATCAGGGGTACAATTTATTCATCCTAAGCTACCTCAGCTTTTGAGCAAGTTAAAGGCTGGCTTGGACTACATAACACAGACACACGTCCCTTGTTCCTATAGCAAAAGTGCTCCTCTATGAAAGTCCTTTAGTCTGAGGCCATGTAACTAAACTGAGGGAAAGAAAATCTCAGAAGGCATGGTATTTcaaaaaatttataataaatacaaataagaacttagaacatgccgggcggtggtggcacatgccttgaattctagcacttgggaggtagaaacaggcaggatctctgtgagtttgaggtcaccctggtctacaagagctagttccaggacagctagggctgttacacagagaaaccctgtcttgaaaaacaaaaaaccacaaaaaagaaaaaaaaaaagaacttagaatatataatacaatgaaaaaagcaaaaaagaatttataatatgggttttttgttttgtttttttggtttcttttttcttttttttttttgagacagggtttctctgtgaagctttggctgtcctggaagtcactctgtagatcaggctgacctcgaactcacagagttccgcctgcctctgcctcctgagtgctgggattacaggcacgcgccaccactgcccagcaatgtatttttttttttaattaaatgattttcctTACCATAGACCATGTATTAGATGGGACCACTCTAATTGGTTTGGAACCTAGCCAAGAAAATGGGTCCTTCTATGTTTTGGTTTGAAGCTTCTAAAATTGAGGAAGAACAACAAAAGATGGGCACCACAAAGaaattatacatatacaaaaagttaagaactgaagagatggctcaggggttaagaacattgactgctattccagagggctgggtttgattcccagaatccacagggcagcccataaccatctgtaactctagctcatgggacctgatgccctgttctggttccctgggcaccagacatgcatatggtgcacatacatgtaggcaaaacacctatacgtaaaaaataacttataatcatacatgaatgtattttattaagaaaaattttcaCTAGCTATGGTGATACATGCTTTTagccaagcacttgggaggcagagattctggggactgaatctAAGGCCTCACTCATGCTAAGCATGCAGTCTACAAACAAGTTATAAGCCCAGGtatacatattttacttttcttttaaaatttatttttgaagacagggtcttacagaGCCCAGTTTAGACTGATCTGAAACTCCtgctcccatctccacctcctaaCTGCTGAGATTAATGTCAACACGCTCACATATTGACATATACTGAATAAGTAGATAAATTATACTAAAGTTGCCGAGAAGCTAAGAGCAAGCTGTATTCATTTAAGATGTGTAGGAAGGGTCTGTATATAATATGTCTCTGAAATCTCAGTTTTCAGTAAAAACTAAGAAAACCATACCTGACAGGAGGGCTTCTATTAATACTTATAGGAGCTTGTGGAATTAACTTTTTCCACTTGGAGCTTGAAAACTCAATGGATTTCAACACAGACATGCCTTCTTCTAAAGACGACTTCATCCAGGAAGCTCTTTCATATCGCTGTGGGGACACACAGCCAGCATCCTTATGGGCTAGgtaaggaagagggaagaggttTAAAGAACAATAGAATGCAGGGAGGCTGCACACAACCCATTATAAGAGCACTTAGAGGCAAGGGAGGGAGACTACAGTAATTCAAAGATGCCTACACACGAGACATTGTCAACAGCCCTTCACCCCAACTTCCCCTTCCCAAGGCAGGATGTTGAACAGCTATACTgtaagagatcctgcctcagaacaactacacaaaccaacaaaaaccccaaaaaagcAGTGCAATACCTTACAGGAATGTTAGTTAGTTACCTCGGAACGTGAGGCGCATGTCAGCATTATCCGGACGCAGTGACAACCGGAACTCTACCCTGCTGGTAAACATGCGGTATGGTTCGCTGGTGCCCAGTGTGGTGAGGTCATCAATTAAGACTCCTATGTAGCCTTCTGTACGACTTACAATAAAGGGTGGTTTTCGACTGACCCGAAGACTGGCGTTGATTCCAGCTATCACACCCTACAAGAGGACTGAAATGTTTAAGACGCCATTATGAACTGAACAAATAGCTATTCTATTTAGCACacaacctggaaaaaaaaaccacacacacagggaaggaagagcCGATGAGCaggagtgcacacctttaaacccagaactctggaagcagaggcaggtggatccgagttagaggccagcctggtctacaaattgagtttcaggacagccagggctacacagagaaaccctgtctcaaaaaatcaaaacaaacacacagggtAGGAAGAAAGCAGGCTCATCAGGAACATAAATGTGATCCACATTCAGAAACAGAACACACGTTAGAATGTAGGATTCATTCTGCAGAGGATTGGGAGTTTGGGGGTGGATAATCTTTATAAACCTACTTGTGAGACTTCTCTAGCTTCtttatatgtacaaacacacaaaagatacAATTTACCCCTGTGTGATGGTTTGAGTAAACCCCCCTTGAGGCTGaatgtttagtcatcagggagaaGAATTAGAAGGGGTGGCCTAGAAggttggaggtgtgtcactggggatgggctggaggtttcaaaagccaaagcAAGCCCAGtatctccctcttcctgctgcctgtgggtccagttatagaactctcagctagtATTTCTCTAgcactgtctgcctgcatgccactatgtTCTTCCCCATGATGAGAATAGACGaagcctttgaaactgtaaaccagcccagattaaatgctttcttttataagatgctggtggtcatggtgtctcttcacagcaatagaacagtgaccaagacagaTGTGAAGAATATTACGGAAGGTTGGAAAGATTTCATAAATCGCCTACCTCTGAAGCATAAGGGCCTCAATTTGATACCCAACAGTCTCATGAAAAGGCCGAGCAGAGTGGAACAGACCTGTGATCtcagtgatggtggcacacgcctttaatcccagcactcgggaggcagaggcaggcggatctctgtgagttcgagaccagcctggtctacagagctagttccNNNNNNNNNNNNNNNNNNNNNNNNNNNNNNNNNNNNNNNNNNNNNNNNNNNNNNNNNNNNNNNNNNNNNNNNNNNNNNNNNNNNNNNNNNNNNNNNNNNNNNNNNNNNNNNNNNNNNNNNNNNNNNNNNNNNNNNNNNNNNNNNNNNNNNNNNNNNNNNNNNNNNNNNNNNNNNNNNNNNNNNNNNNNNNNNNNNNNNNNNNNNNNNNNNNNNNNNNNNNNNNNNNNNNNNNNNNNNNNNNNNNNNNNNNaaaaaaaaaaaaaaaaaagtgtgaaaaaGAGTgtacactgctcttgcaaagaactcAAGTTTGGTTTACTGTACCCATGctgggcagcttacaaccacctataacaacaactccagctccagaaaatccctcttctggcattctcTGGCATCTcagtcatgtgcacataccccctTCCCATACATATtaataggaaaaacaaagcaaaacaaaacacagagctagagaaatggcttggcagttaaggctgctcttccacagccctgaatttgattcctagcatcaaCATGGTGGCGCCAATCATTTGCATTCTAGGTTCACGggacctaatgccctcttctgcccccaTAGGTactaagcacacacatggtacacagacatacatgcacacacaacactcatatacattaaaaaaaaggggaaaaacaatTGAGAAAGATATCTAATGCTGATTTCTGGCCTCAAGATGcacagtgtgcacacatacacaacacagaaagacaaagacaaaacagtaacaacaacataattttcagaaattttaaaagaattaaatgttctttttttcacACTTTAGAAGCAATTCCATATTTTTTCCCCTCAATATCCTAGCAGATCTAGGGACTCAGAAACTAACTGTACATGCTTTCAAAATGATGCCCGACATGCTGGGCACCATGCACATGTCTGCagtcccaacactagggaggcaaagcAGAGCTGTAGTCTCAGCCCTTGCAAAGTGAGAGCGGGACTGgactttcaaggccagccttggacacacagcaagtctgaggccaatctgggctcaTGAGTCtctatttgagaaaataaaataaaagatcagcctgggcttcatagcaagaccctatttcaaaacaaaacaagtgcaTTATATATAGCTGCTATAAACAGCTATATCCACTTAGCCTGAAATACTATTGTATCCAAGATCTGTATAACGAAATGGTCTCTTTTGGTTTATAGCAACATCtgaataaattctttctttctttcttttttcttttttttgtgtttcgagacagggtttctctgcagctttggtgcccgtcccggaactagctcttgtagaccaggctggcctcaaactcacagaaagccacctgcctctgcctcccaagtgctgggattaaaggcttgcaccaccaccgcccggcctttctttgtttcttaagcatttatttatttcttatgtatacagtgttttgcctgtatgctagaagagggcactagatcacattatagatggctgtgagccacgaactggttctgggaaatgaactcaaaatctctggaagaatagctagtgctcttaacctctaagacatctctctagccccatgaataaattcttttcttttcttttttttcttttttttttggggtttttttcgagatagggtttctctgtggttttggagcctgtcctgaaactagctctgtagaccaggctggtctcgaactcacagagatccgcctgcctctgcctcccgagtgctgggattaaaggcatgcgccaccaccgcccggcccatgaATAAATTTTTACCTGGAGCTTGAcatggtagagcacacctttaatcctagcacttgggaagcagcagcaggtggatctctgtgtgtttgaagccagcctggtctacatagtgagtttaaggacagctaAGACAAcctagagagaccttgtcttaagcaaagcaaagcaaagcaaaacaaaacaaaacaaattttaccTGAGCTGCAGCTTCCTCATAGCCAGTGGTTCCATTTATCTGCCCAGCAAAGAACAACCGCTGAACCAAATGTGTCTCGAGAGAAGGACTGATCTGGCGGGGATCTAAATAATCATACTGAACACCATAGCCTGGACAAAGAACAAGTGCACAAGGTAAGCCAAAATCATTGCACTGCCTCCAAGAGGAACTACAAAGTCTATCAGACTATGGGAAATGTATACACGCTGGGTTTCATCTATTAATACAGACTTTGACAGaggttcttgctatgtagccacaCACAGCCTCAAACTTGAAGGAACCTTCCTGTTttagcttcccaagtgttagtgttaggattacagatgtgtgtcaccatgtccagcttgGGTTTATTTTATGGAGCACTAAGCAACAATGAGAGAAGACCACCTGACTGCTTACTGAAGTAGACCTGTGACCTTCTTTACCTGGATGAACCATTTTGGCTTTCTCCAGGCCTCTGATGCACGCTATCATTTTCTCTTGTAACTCAGCTGGCAGTGTAACAGATAACCCTTGCGGATATATAAGGTCAGAATCCATTCCTTCCGGTTCCAACCAAACCTGATGAACACGGTTTGGAAAACGTAAAACCTTAGATTCAATGGAGGGACAGTATCTAGAACAAGACATTGAAATTTAAGGTAAATTCAATGACAAGAAAAAGTTGACCTCATTCCTTAAAGAGACTGAGTACTCCCTTCCAGGCCTTACCGGGGTCCTCTTGTAGTTTCCTTAACGTGACTGTTCAGGTGCAGGTTCTCAAGGACAATCTCATCCACTCTGGGGTTGGTATGAGTCAAATAACATGGCAGTTGATCTTCTGGCTAGAAAGTAGAAACCACATACAACACAGACTTCACTGcctgtctgagacagggtctctagtagcctggactggccttgaacgTTTGGTGCAGAGAAGCTTCTACCTACTTCCTGACAGCTGTGATTGTACGTGGGGCACCATGGCTGGCATATAACATTaatttgctgctgcttctttttctttgtttcttttttctttggtttttcgagacagggtttctctgtagctttggagcctgtcctggaacatactctgtagaccaggctggcctcaaattcacagagatctgtctgcctctgcctccagagtgctgggattaaaggtgtgcaccactactgcctagctattttgcttcttttttttttttaagatttatttatttattattattttttttggtcatttgtcattttctttctttttttttggcttttcgagacagggttagacagggtttctctgtggctttggagcctgtcctggcactagctctgtagaccaggctggtctcgaactcacagagatccgcctgcctctgcNNNNNNNNNNNNNNNNNNNNNNNNNNNNNNNNNNNNNNNNNNNNNNNNNNNNNNNNNNNNNNNNNNNNNNNNNNNNNNNNNNNNNNNNNNNNNNNNNNNNNNNNNNNNNNNNNNNNNNNNNNNNNNNNNNNNNNNNNNNNNNNNNNNNNNNNNNNNNNNNNNNNNNNNNNNNNNNNNNNNNNNNNNNNNNNNNNNNNNNNNNNNNNNNNNNNNNNNNNNNNNNNNNNNNNNNNNNNNNNNNNNNNNNNNNNNNNNNNNNNNNNNNNNNNNNNNNNNNNNNNNNNNNNNNNNNNNNNNNNNNNNNNNNNNNNNNNNNNNNNNNNNNNNNNNNNNNNNNNNNNNNNNNNNNNNNNNNNNNNNNNNNNNNNNNNNNNNNNNNNNNNNNNNNNNNNNNNNNNNNNNNNNNNNNNNNNNNNNNNNNNNNNNNNNNNNNNNNNNNNNNNNNNNNNNNNNNNNNNNNNNNNNNNNNNNNNNNNNNNNNNNNNNNNNNNNNNNNNNNNNNNNNNNNNNNNNNNNNNNNNNNNNNNNNNNNNNNNNNNNNNNNNNNNNNNNNNNNNNNNNNNNNNNNNNNNNNNNNNNNNNNNNNNNNNNNNNNNNNNNNNNNNNNNNNNNNNNNNNNNNNNNNNNNNNNNNNNNNNNNNNNNNNNNNNNNNNNNNNNNNNNNNNNNNNNNNNNNNNNNNNNNNNNNNNNNNNNNNNNNNNNNNNNNNNNNNNNNNNNNNNNNNNNNNNNNNNNNNNNNNNNNNNNNNNNNNNNNNNNNNNNNNNNNNNNNNNNNNNNNNNNNNNNNNNNNNNNNNNNNNNNNNNNNNNNNNNNNNNNNNNNNNNNNNNNNNNNNNNNNNNNNNNNNNNNNNNNNNNNNNNNNNNNNNNNNNNNNNNNNNNNNNNNNNNNNNNNNNNNNNNNNNNNNNNNNNNNNNNNNNNNNNNNNNNNNNNNNNNNNNNNNNNNNNNNNNNNNNNNNNNNNNNNNNNNNNNNNNNNNNNNNNNNNNNNNNNNNNNNNNNNNNNNNNNNNNNNNNNNNNNNNNNNNNNNNNNNNNNNNNNNNNNNNNNNNNNNNNNNNNNNNNNNNNNNNNNNNNNNNNNNNNNNNNNNNNNNNNNNNNNNNNNNNNNNNNNNNNNNNNNNNNNNNNNNNNNNNNNNNNNNNNNNNNNNNNNNNNNNNNNNNNNNNNNNNNNNNNNNNNNNNNNNNNNNNNNNNNNNNNNNNNNNNNNNNNNNNNNNNNNNNNNNNNNNNNNNNNNNNNNNNNNNNNNNNNNNNNNNNNNNNNNNNNNNNNNNNNNNNNNNNNNNNNNNNNNNNNNNNNNNNNNNNNNNNNNNNNNNNNNNNNNNNNNNNNNNNNNNNNNNNNNNNNNNNNNNNNNNNNNNNNNNNNNNNNNNNNNNNNNNNNNNNNNNNNNNNNNNNNNNNNNNNNNNNNNNNNNNNNNNNNNNNNNNNNNNNNNNNNNNNNNNNNNNNNNNNNNNNNNNNNNNNNNNNNNNNNNNNNNNNNNNNNNNNNNNNNNNNNNNNNcagtctggtctacaagagctagttccaggacaggctccaaaaccacagagaaaccctgtctcgaaaaaccgaaaaaaaaaaaaaaaaaaaaaaaaggatgtctgTCTAGTTGAGGTTCAGATTGAATTCTTTAGAGAGAAAGGCTCACAATCTCTACCATTTACTGTTGAATGCTccataaaacaaaatgtgttttacTGTACTATAACAATAAATACGCACAACTTTATGGGGCGGTAATATGGCAAAATAACGACCATGAGTGGCTTTCAAACATACATTTAGGCAAAGCtgatacacttaaaataaaaataagtctaattttttttaaataaaaaaagaagtttgttaTAACAGCCttgtccctctcccccaccccaaaagacaggtttctctgtgttaacaactctgggtgtcctggaattcaaagagatctgcctgcctgtgcctcccaagtgtgctggaattaagggcagcTTGACAGTCTTGTTGTATTTTATTACGTTTTTGTACATGTgcttacatgtgtatatgtgtgcataaactagctttctctctctctctgcctcaggcTTGTTGGATCACAACTTAAGCTCCAACCTGTCCAGCGCCAtatctgctgccatgctccctgctgtgatggtcaCAGACTCACCTTCTGAATCTGTAAACCCCCAATGAACTCTTCTGTAGGTGCCTTGGTCATgatatcttatcacagcaatagaaaagtaaccaaggcaGTGCACAAAGTAAGTTATGTAGAAGTAAAGACAcaagaatggagagaaaaaaCCCAACTGCTAATCAGCGAacgctttcatttttttcacatttttattcattctgccACAGGAAAAAGAAGCACGTGGTAAGTAGGACTGCCACAAATTCTAAGGCCAGCACAagctacagtgagttctagaTTACATATATTGTGAGAAaccaaccctgtctcaaaaccaaaacaaatcagaacaaaaaagaaagagaaagaaagatgtgggggactggagggatgggTCAGTAGTTAAGAATGCCAGCTgtactgggcagtggtagcacttgagaggcaggcggatctctgtgagtttcggGTGAGCCTAGTGAGGTTAGCCTagtctaggacagtcaaggctccacaaagaaacccaggagagagagagagagagagagagagagagagagagagagagagagagagacagaagggagggagggaggaagggaggaagggagagagggagggaggaagggagagagggagggaggaagggaggaaggaaggaaggaaagaaagaggaaggagggagggagggaagatgggactGGTTCAGCACCCATGCAGTAGCTCAAAACTCTCTGTAATTATAGTTCTGTGGAATCCAACATCTTCTGCTAATCTCCTTGGGTACCAGACATTCACATGGGCACAGGcataaataaaggcaaaacattcatacacataaaagagaGCAAAAAATAGGAGgcgcaggagagatgactcagtagttaagaatgcttgctgctcttctagaggctcagagttcagttcctagcacccagaatGGTCAGTTCACAATCtcttgtaattctagttccaagggGTTCCAATACTTTGTTCTCTCCCCCACAGGCAATACATAGCTCAAActgatacatacacataaataaaaacaaaaatgaaattaaaaaaataaaagcaaaagaagcacgactttaatcccagcattcaggaggcagaggcaggtggatctctgtgagtttgaggccagatggtctactgagtgagttccaagacaagtTCCAAAACCACACTTTCTCAGAAACccaaaataaatgagtaaataaataaataaaagccaatgAAGAGAAAGATAGATGGTTAGGATACTTCTGCTATCAATAGCCAGCATCAGCTATCAAACTGGGTCATCATAAACCATCTTACCTTGATCCACACTGTTTCATTGAGAAAACTGAATGGGATGGATGGATTATCTGGTGTGTGCTTGTTTAGAATGTTGAAATTAATGGAATCTTTGGCAAGTCGGGGTGGAGTCCCAGTCTTCAGTCTTCCTACCACAAATCCCAACTTCTCCAGAGTCTGAGCCAACCCTATTGAGGGTTGATCCCCCAAACGTCCTGCAGGATGCATCTCCAAGCCAATTACGACCATGCCTCTCAGAAATGTCCCCGTTGTCAGAATTACACTCTCTGCATAAACTGTACTTCCATCTGCTAAGTgagcagaaaacaacaaaaccagtaaACTACTAGAACAAGACAGATCTGAATACTTTCTATCAGAACCACAGAAAAACTTCTTGCCcctagccgggcgttggtggcgcacgcctttaatcccagcactcgggaggcagaggcaggcggatctctgtgagttcgagaccagcctgNNNNNNNNNNNNNNNNNNNNNNNNNNNNNNNNNNNNNNNNNNNNNNNNNNNNNNNNNNNNNNNNNNNNNNNNNNNNNNNNNNNNNNNNNNNNNNNNNNNNNNNNNNNNNNNNNNNNNNNNNNNNNNNNNNNNNNNNNNNNNNNNNNNNNNNNNNNNNNNNNNNNNNNNNNNNNNNNNNNNNNNNNNNNNNNNNNNNNNNNNNNNNNNNNNNNNNNNNNNNNNNNNNNNNNNNNNNNNNNNNNNNNNNNNNNNNNNNNNNNNNNNNNNNNNNNNNNNNNNNNNNNNNNNNNNNNNNNNNNNNNNNNNNNNNNNNNNNNNNNNNNNNNNNNNNNNNNNNNNNNNNNNNNNNNNNNNNNNNNNNNNNNNNNNNNNNNNNNNNNNNNNNNNNNNNNNNNNNNNNNNNNNNNNNNNNNNNNNNNNNNNNNNNNNNNNNNNNNNNNNNNNNNNNNNNNNNNNNNNNNNNNNNNNNNNNNNNNNNNNNNNNNNNNNNNNNNNNNNNNNNNNNNNNNNNNNNNNNNNNNNNNNNNNNNNNNNNNNNNNNNNNNNNNNNNNNNNNNNNNNNNNNNNNNNNNNNNNNNNNNNNNNNNNNNNNNNNNNNNNNNNNNNNNNNNNNNNNNNNNNNNNNNNNNNNNNNNNNNNNNNNNNNNNNNNNNNNNNNNNNNNNNNNNNNNNNNNNNNNNNNNNNNNNNNNNNNNNNNNNNNNNNNNNNNNNNNNNNNNNNNNNNNNNNNNNNNNNNNNNNNNNNNNNNNNNNNNNNNNNNNNNNNNNNNNNNNNcatcaaccacatggtggctcacaaccatctataatgagatctggtgccctcttctggcatacaaacatacatggaaggaatgttgtatacataataaataaataaatctttaacaaaaaaaaaaaagaaaaaccaaaaccaaccaaccaaacaacaacaaacccccaaccaaccaaaaaccaacGCCCCCAAAGCAGTAAATGCATGTTCCTAAGATTACATGGGCACAGTGTTTAATTATAAAGGTTCATTTAGAAAATTattggctggaaagatggatcagcagttaagagcaatggttgCTCTTGCAAAAGAACTAGATTTAATTCCCAGGACACTCATGGAagttcacaactgtccataactccaattcTGGGGGATCAATTGccctctctgacttctgcaggaaTCAGGCATACACACATTGTACACAAATACATGGAGACaatcattcatacacataaaataaatattaaaaaagagaaaattagctGATTTTAGACTTCTGGCAAAATATGATAtgatttcttcatctttctgaAACTGTCAGAaacttaaaggaataaaaaactgGACAAAACaggcctgtagagcattttctcaactggtgAATaaagtgggagggcccagcccattgtgagcaGTGCTCCCCCCAGGTGCcataaaaagcaagctgagcaaaccccGGGGAAAAGGCAGTAATcagcacccttccatggtctctgcatcagctcctgcctccaggttgtcgccctgtttgagttcctgtcctgacttccgtCAATGACTGCCTAAGAACATGAAAGCTAAACcccataaaccctttcttccccagcttgcctttggtcacagtgtcttgTCATAACAGcagtaactctaactaagat
It encodes the following:
- the Mto1 gene encoding protein MTO1 homolog, mitochondrial gives rise to the protein MFLLRARGRWAAASLGKRLPSCRLRSDSAAPCSAHFDVVVIGGGHAGTEAAAAAARCGSRTLLLTHRVDTIGQMSCNPSFGGIGKGHLMREVDALDGLCSRICDQSGIHYKVLNRRKGPAVWGLRAQIDRKLYKQNMQKEILNTPLLTVQEGAVEDLVLTEAEPGYAGKCRVSGVILADGSTVYAESVILTTGTFLRGMVVIGLEMHPAGRLGDQPSIGLAQTLEKLGFVVGRLKTGTPPRLAKDSINFNILNKHTPDNPSIPFSFLNETVWIKPEDQLPCYLTHTNPRVDEIVLENLHLNSHVKETTRGPRYCPSIESKVLRFPNRVHQVWLEPEGMDSDLIYPQGLSVTLPAELQEKMIACIRGLEKAKMVHPGYGVQYDYLDPRQISPSLETHLVQRLFFAGQINGTTGYEEAAAQGVIAGINASLRVSRKPPFIVSRTEGYIGVLIDDLTTLGTSEPYRMFTSRVEFRLSLRPDNADMRLTFRAHKDAGCVSPQRYERASWMKSSLEEGMSVLKSIEFSSSKWKKLIPQAPISINRSPPVSALDVLKYEGVDMELLASAVPEPLKKYTAYRELARRLKIEATYESVLLYQLQEIKEVQRDEAFQLPQDLDYLTIKDVSLSQEVREKLHLSRPQTIGAASRIPGVTPAAIVNLLRFVKTTQQRQTAVTEHQTN